In the Populus trichocarpa isolate Nisqually-1 chromosome 8, P.trichocarpa_v4.1, whole genome shotgun sequence genome, ACTAAGAGGCATTGGCCCTTCAAATGAGAGAACAGCATCAGATGATGGATTATCTTCCGAGTGCTTGCGCTTTCCAAGGGATTGCTGCAACTTACCCTCAGCATTTTTCCCACCTTTCAGCTCTGCAAGACTTTTAGGACCAGCAAAATCAGTACTTCCATCATCCATTAATTCTCCTCTCACTTGAGGACCTCTGAAACTTCTCCCCTCATTGTAATCCTCTTCCACCCTAGCTTTCATTCTGTCCCGTAGCCTCCCTTGTTGGGAGGTGACCGGGGACCTCACCGGTGACAATCTTCCCCGATTCCTGCCCCTGTCAATTTCCCTTTCTGCACGCACATCACCACCATTGTTTGGAGATCTTCCTGGAAGCTTGATTCTACCACGAAGACGACTGCTAATGGAGCTCTCATGTGAAGGTAAGTGATGAGAGTCTCTTCGTGAAGAACCCCGGTAACCTCGCTCCTCAACATGGTTCTCTGGGACAAAATCATTACTAACAACTGATCTCAAGCCATTAACCCTCCTTTGTTTCGATAAACGATAACGCAAATCTGATTCCTCAGTGTGCTCAGGGCTATCAGCTTTCGCGTAACCTCGCCTTTCTGGAAGAACTGGTGCCATTAACATTCTTTCTGATGAAGCCCTGTGCTGCTCCCAAGCATGCTGCCCTGGCGTGAGTTCATAGGAATCATAGCCCCGTGGATCACGATACATTTCTTGGTCATCATGTAATAAACCATAATCAGCAGAATGGCCCGTGTCATATTCATCAACAGAGTTCAAGTTCCTCCCTTCATTTCCTGTTGTTCTTCCAAGCTGCTCTTCACCGTGGTAATAATCTGAATCCCTCAACTCATTGTCCACAAGAACATCAAAACCAGGAGAGGACTCCCTCAAATACTCATCAGCATCCTTGCCATTCTGGATAACATGATCATCTGCTACCTGTAACTGATGCAAACGACTGGAACGACTTAAATTTCCATTGACCATGAGAGGAAGATTTGCTGCTTTATACCTAGGAATTTCACCATCCATGCTTGTAGGTGGCACTGCACTCCTTACAACACCGGCAATGTTTCTTGCATGAACAATTTCAGCTTTTGACACAGGTTTAGCAACAGAGGGTGCTTCAACAGCctttgagatttttgtttgtgGAATCTTATGTTCTTGAGCACACTTTTGAAGGCCACCAAAAGCCTTTTTTGGAGGAAGGGCCTCAGCCCCCGGGGTAGGTGCCATTGGTTGAGAAACTTTATTACCAGCAAGATTTGGTCCATGGGAGAAAGCACATTTGTCACCTTTTACGCATATTCCCTGCTGGAAGAAAATGCAGGGGACTGCCTGTTTGCCTGGATTGTGAGGAGCATGTGTGGCAGATGCCACAGCAGTATGCGATGGTGGCAAGGAAGATCCAGCAGAGGCTATTGCTTGGGTTCCAAACAAGCCATCCAGGGGCTGAAATAAGAGCACAGGTATTAGATACTAATAAGTTggataaaacaatttaatcaaGACAAACttgcaaaatttaaaaatccccCACTATCTTAAACTGAAACCAAGCAAGAAGAGCGTAACATGAAAACAAGACAAGGAAAGGGGCTTACAGGATGACGAAACCCACACTTGGGATTCAAGCAATTACCATTCAACCAATAATAGCAATCCCTGGGATTAACCCTGGCATATTCACTGTGGCGATATTCACACTCACTTCCCTATTGAAACAAAGAACAAGTGGGCTTcagttaacaaaaattaaactgcataaaactgaaaaacatgGCGGTAAGATCATAAACATAGAAAGCAATTGGGACACTTGATATTGATTTCATAGAAAGATGACAGAAACGTAAAGTACAACTCGGACACTTTATGCAAAGCCTAGCAAACATTACTATTCAtgtagcaaataaaaaatatgaatgcattaTAAAGACTTCAAAAACAAAGCAATTAATGAAAACAGCAGTACTATCACTAGACATTTCAGAAAAATGAGCATTCCTGCGGAAGCCCAGCAAACATAGAACATATGAACTAACTAACACGGCTGGATAAGGATCGGAAAAGAAAACCCACAAGGCAAATGATACTTACAGGCCCAATTGAACATTGCCCACATAGATTCAGTAAGAAGACATTGGAAAGACAAATCGTACGATAAGATCTAGATCGACAATTTTCTATCGAGAAATTGATTAGGGTTTTCactcaaattcaattcaagaccCAAGATAaacctaattaaaatataaaacaaagcaaattgTAAATCCGAAACCCTAGTTGTTAGATCCCTAAATATCGACAGAGAAAGAAAAGCGAACCTTTTTGCAGGTTAAAGGAGAAGCAAGAAAGTAAACGCAATCAGTATTCCTTTTCAGGGCTTCATCTTCAACGGATGTTGCGTTTGCTGTTGTTGTCGAAGCAGCAGCTGTAGATGGGTGCTGCTGTGGTTGGGTGGCTGCAACCATGGCGGTTCTTctcctttattattatcaattaaagaaTTGGATGCAGATCGATAAATCAatttgcagcagcagcagctgtaCTGATAGTGGGATCGCGCGAgtagtaatgataataaataaaaggagaagCGATCCTCCAAGAATCCTTGCACACAACGGAGATTATTATTTacttactattattattacaagtaaaactaaatataaaagaagaggagagaaaataatatataggagGAGAGCCGCCACAAACGAGGACAGATAAAAAGGGTGAGAGAAAGGGAATGGAAAGGGAACGAAACGAGTGTGTTGTATGGTGATAGTGCtcctatgtatgtatatttatatattttttcctttatatatatatatatatgtatatattattcttttggTGCTGTGAGAAGGAGCCTGACGGTTGTGGTGTTTGAATGTAttgttttgaagtgtttttttatttaaaaatatataaaaataatatattttttatttttaaaaatttatttttaatattaatacatcaaaacaatttataaatataaaaataataattttaagtaaaacaaattcaaaaaattacaaaatatgatTTCAACGGCAAAAACAAAAAGCCCCTACAGTATCTTTTTGGAAAATAGCtcacttttcaaaattattttgcaaattaacacatttaataaaaaaaattaatgtgtaaggtttttaagaaaaacatattttttaatttttttttgtttagaaaattaaatattatatttaatgattatattttttttatttaggattttttctttattttcaacttcATGGTAAACATTAGAATGAAATATTCCATATAATTTTGTGTTGATtgcatttattgtttttctttggtttatacttattttttttttatatatattattttttgttatatcaaCAATTTATTGGTTGCACTGTGCTTTTATATAgtgtttaatattgtaattGGGTTGttttggaaagtattttttatttaaaaatatattaaaataataattttattattttttaaaatttatttttaatattatcatattaaaacaatacaaaaatataaaaagtaatttttacccAGCAATGTTTTAACCACATTTCTAAACACcactataaaacaattaatcaattattttattgtgctacTAAGTAGAGTAATTCAATGACTCatattctgtttatttttgcgttttaaaaatgtttttgaaaaaatttaaaaaaaatttattttattttttattttaaattaatattttttggtgtttttagatcattttgatgcattgatttcaaaaataatttttaaaaaataaaaaaatatactattttaatatattttcaaataaaaatattttaaaaaacaatcgtaattatatttttaaatatacagtacaccaacaaaaaaatactaattggTTATGTTATTTTCGTTAGTGCAAGctactgaaattgaaattgaaattttatactCTCGTTGGCTGCTTTATTCTTATAGAATCATGTTGCCATGGCGACCTCAAacctattaaattttaacttcaatttcatcacaGCTGTACTCAATCCATCCATATATGATTCCTTTTAATTTGGCTAgtgaaatatttaatttaacatttagaatagcattaatttcttcaaaaacatatttcttagtattaaaaaaaaagtaatgatgatggagtaataaaaagaatggagtCTCAATCTTGAAAAGCCTCGAATTCTTTCTTTCAGACAAGTACTTGATTAGCGGGAGCAAAAACCGTTCCTCGGCAAGAATACTGGTGCCCCTGATACTGGTGTTGATACTCACGTGAGTCCAATCTAGAGGGGAACAGAGGAACAGCCAAAAACAAGGGCAAGGGAGGCGGAGGCGGAGGCGGTCGTAGCGCCGAATGGGTTCTGAAATTAGTGTAAATCAGAAAATTGTTGATGAGTGTTCTCAAGTGGATCGAGTTAACCATCAGAACTCGCCCATCATCATTGCAGTACATGAGCAGGAGGGATCAAGATTACTAGTATCAGAAGAACAAGATCCAAGAAAAGGCAGGGTAGCCAATGATGCGTTCTCATCACCAAACTGTGCTATAAACAAGCCcgttcaaatttatttattcattactCGTGGGGATGGATGAAATGCATGCCCACTGACCTTGGGAATCAAACTTTATATCTCCCAAAGATATGATCCTCTGGTTTGTGCTTGTTTTTCAACAAACTGGGTGGAAAgtggaggaaaaaaagaagagagaaattggGAGTGCATCCATTTTTATCACCAGTGTCAATctataaaaagtattaaaatgaaGAACTTGTAATTTTAGAGAATGACAATCATCGTGGTGActgaattaaaagaatattatagaTTCAATCaacagatgatgatgatgatgatctcaAAGCAATTGTAAATAACAGACAAACTGGATTACTGGAACCGATATATGCTAGAAACAAAGATATTGAAAGCCAAGCAACTGGATAACCAGAGGAAGAACGTCCCTTCTTCAACGGCAACTTGGGGACCAGGCATAGCTGTGGCCAGGGTAGGAAACTCTTGCTGCTGGTGTAAAACATATCTGAAAAGCACGATGTGCTAGAGATCAGAAGCATTCCTAATGAACTTCTCTGACGAATCCAACTTAAATTTAGGAGGCATTGAAATTTTTGAAGGAGAAGAGTTCTCCTTGCACAACTCTGTTTAGGAAATGGATGAGATAAAAGCCATTAGTTAGCAGTCAGTACTATGCATCAGGAGGTCGACTCAAAAACTTTTGGCAGTCCCAAAGCCCTTGATACTATGCCATTACAGTTGGTTTTAGAAGATTTCATTAAATGACGATTGCCCTCCATTGAGGATATCATCGTGATGCAGAGAGAGAGGGGCATGGAAGTAGAGCATCAGAGGAGACTTCATTTTAGATTCACTGGTTCATTACAATTCTTCATAGTAAAAGACCATCTTAATTTTCAAGGACTGGCTTTTGTGTACAAAGGGTACAGGGTAAAGTAAATGGTAGGTTAGGACCAAAAAATCCGAGAAGGAAGACTAGTTCATTTGAGTAATATGTTTCAGGTTTCACCAACACCAACCACAGAAGGTAAACGAGGAAGGAACACGACCAGTTCTACGAATATACTCTGCCTGTTTGTCAGTTTTCGCAGCCTGCCTGTTACTCTTGGCTTCTGCTGTTGCTCGCTTCTCTTCAGCCTTGTGCCTTGCTGCTGCTAGTTTGTTCATAAGCCTATCTTGGGCCTGCCCCCTTATCCTTTCAACCTCCACCTGAAAGGAGTATAGTCGATGAGATGAGTTTCACAGTTCACAATCTCGTACATATAGCAGCTAAAGGCAAAGACAgggcattttatttttttaggaaattaGCTCCTGGTATGTTGCAGTATCAGCTGCATGAAAAGCACAGTACACAGGCCATAGAGCACAATATCATGAAATCAGTGTGCAAGCATCCTGGGGTCCTACTATCTTAAAcataatgattttgaaatgtggAAGTAGATTTTTAAGGACTTGTAACTGAAAAAATGAATAACAAGAAAGGCATAGGCACCACTAATGTTACCACGATGCTCAATACAGGTTCCTGCATATCTCGCTGCAACTTTTTAAGAGATATAGACAAGTAGAATTTTGCAGGAAGACAGACCACACGACACCAAATTCACATCAAGCACAGACAAATTTACAATCATATGCACACTCTTGCACAAACATAGTAGACACAAGGATTTCTAGAAATTACTAGTGTAAAATCAATACCTATTTGTCACATGCTTATTGTTGCATTCTACTGCTTTACAATACTAgttacaacaaagaaaatcaccGAGGAGCCAATGTACCATGCTCCATTCGTATCACCTACTTGGCATGCTTGGAATCACAACACCTATCCAGCACACTTATTATGCTTATGATTTATGAACAGGAAGGAGCCAGGTCAGCACCTCCTATAGCCAACAGATAGAACTACAGGGGGGGTGGAAACAGTCTCCGGCCCTTCATTTGTATTCAGAGTGAGTTCCACATTATATATTGGTGGGGCACTGGACCTATAATTCATGAAAGCAGACttctaaattaatttgaccattGCTAACCATGTCAAATCAGCCCACCTGCTCTTTGCTAATTTCCAACATCAGAATCTTCTTTCCCAAGTTTATGTGGTTGCATGTCAAGCTCTCAATCTTGCACTGGAAGATCCTTTTCCAACATCCAAAGAAAACTCTATTTCCAACTCATCATGTATTAAACCCTTCCTCTTATCCCACTCACACACAAATGATAAACGATGTCAAAGCTCTACTTTCTAAACACGTGCTACATCTTTGGTGAAAACCACTTTAGCTGTGCAGCTTTGCAACTGGATCTTTGCGTACACCAAAGTTTCAATAACAGGAAGGCAGTAAAACACGATGAACTGTTCTCCAGCCAGAATATACCAAACCAATTCAAACTTCAGCTTTAGGTGTCAAATCATATGGTGCATAGCTGAGTTGCATGGATCAAATAACGTTGTATCCAAACCATGCACAATTAGCAACAAAATTAAGATACACTAAATATCATCTACATTCACATTTAATCCCAATGTTcgcataaaaaaagattttaacttAATAAAGTAAcctttttctagtaaaaaaaaaacatttatgttgTAATTCTCAATATAAACAATGCTTTTAAGTTCACAATACCAAATTTGTCATCgttcaatttcttttgaaataacCATCCAAAccacttgatattttttttggtcttgCATTTGAGTCAATATTCTATACAGGTTAAAAGTCAAGAAAGTGAGGATTAATATATATGGATGACCCATGAACCATGCTTTAAGCTTCTGGTTTAAGACCCAACATATCAAATGACTCGTGCAAAAGGACTTTCCAGTGATTATCCCTAAAACAATTTTGATAATACAACTAGTCAAAACCACTAGGAGGCTACATGACCAACACTACCCAAGGGTAACAACAGAAACTGGTCCAAACCACAAGGGGTTTCACAGCAACTTTCTCCTTTTACATACATAGAAGCAAGTTGGCTAGTTTAATAGGATACAAACATGCATTAGCACTTAGCTGAGTTTCAAGATGTTCAAATTTCAGTAGCATACACATACAATTCTTTGTATAGAAGGAGGGCTTCAATGCATTCCTATGCACCAGGTGCATCTTCCCCCTTCTTATATTTTTTggccaatttgtttttcaaagaaaggtaaaagagaattaaaagataaaaacattgCTACaatagggaagaaaaaaaagttttaaataccTCAATTTTTCTCATCTCAGCTTCAGTTTTTGCTTTTTGATGATTCTCCCATGCATGAATTTTCATCTCTTCACGTTTAAACCTGAGGAATTGCAAGTATTTCCTCTTCAAGCCACATATTGAAAAATAGTAAGCAAATATTAATCAAGCAAAAGTAGTTGCGTGTCCTTTACATTATGACCAGAAAATCCAGAGAAAACTTTTCAGATACATCTTCTATTTCCTTGCTTGAAAAACATCATCTATCCAATGGGGATTTCTACAAGTAATGCAGAGCAACTACTTTATGGAGGCCCAAAAGGAAATCTACCGTGTTGCTTATTCTGGATGAGGCAATGTATATCATGTTGGACGTCACCAAATTATTCTTTCACCTATACCTGGTTTAAGATGTCCCTCAAATTTCTATGTTGTCCAACAGAAACACGTCCACCTAATTTCTATTCTATATGCATATAACCAAAGCTATGCCATGACAGAGGTGTGAAGTTCAGTCATGTTACTTAACTTCCTATTAAGTCAGGTAATGTGTTTATATGTTAAAGATGTCATGTTAAAGCTgggtgataaaaaaatatttgagaggggataaaaagaaagggaaagggaaattTTAATCAATGGTTTATAGTGAAAACACCTGGCCATATACTTGGCCTTCTCCGCCTCCTCCCATGCTGCTGCACGTGTTTCAATCACATTTTTACTCTGTTGATCAGCTGCTATAATTTTCAGTGAAGTGGATGCGTCCTTGTCCTCCCCCTCTTTGCTAGCCCAGGCTGCAATGTTCATTTTACCTAGCTGTGTCCCTAGAACCATTATTTCTCTCTTGGTTTTCAGTTTTAACTCCTTTTCAGACAATCCCCTGTTTGGATCTAGATGGTCATTGGGAGGATTTGTTGGAGATGAAGCTGGTGCGGTTCTGCCAGGACTTGAAGGCCTGGAAGAAGTTGGACTGCGAATTGGTGTTGTTGCCCTCACTGGAGTTCCTGTCCTAGAAGGCTCTTGACTAGCAATAGGAGTCATTTCTGTACCCATATCTCTCATTGACACAGACCTAGCAGTTGAAGGAGGCGGGATAAATGTAGTTGCACTGTGTATGGCCAAAGATGAATCATGCCTGCTGAGACTGACTgcgaggggaaaaaaaaagaatatgatatACATTCTACAGCATTAATCATTCTTTATGCATAAAAGCATGCATGGATTAGATCTATAATGTCACAATACTTTCTTCTATGCTAAAGgatgttaatataataatggaAGTAAGAACCTGCTTCTACAGCAGTTGCCAACACTTTCAGACATTTTACAGCTGCAGGTAATACCAGTTTTGTTTTGTTCCATATTTTCATGCTTGTattgaaatccaaaaataatatcaatttactATAGAAGAATATTGAATCTATCAGTTTCTACCGAACACTTAAGAGGGAAAAAGGCTAGACTCGTCATCTCTAGCAACAAAGACATATTGTACAGCCAAAGACCATTTGAATTTAGGAGAATCTGTTACGGAACCTGGAAAATAATTTAGGGAAAGATATAGAAATCAGACACATGCTCCCAAAAAAATGGATTAACAAAGTGCAGAAATACCACCTTCATGCTCTCATccacatattttaattttctaggtGTGCaaaggaaataataaaaacccTACTAGCTAAACACCAAAATGTCATCAATGCTGTTTAAACATCAGCAGTGAGCGAGAAGAAGATTTGCTGTGAAAGAGATTCCTAAGGCTCTGCTATGCAGAGATGCTACTAGCTACAATATGGTGAAGGTTAATGGAAGACCTAGGATCTGAAAAGGACCCACATAGAACGTGACAGAGACAGTGTTTGCATTAGGCAACCTTTTCAGCTAGAACGTGAGAGAGACAGTGTTTGCATTAGGCAACCTTTTCAGCTACCCAAACAGCTCCTTTAATCACGAGcaatttgaatgataaaaagttTTTCCTGAAATGGCTGAAGTTTGGAAGAAAGTTGAGAATCAATGCACATGGATATTGATTCATGTTTGCACGTATGccatcaaatcatcaaattaatataccaTGAGATTGTAACCAGTTCCACCTGATCCATTTATCCAACTATGTTTAACACCCAATGTAGTAAATCTTTGCGGCATCGAAAGTGTGGGCGATATGAACAAAAAGCAAAGCACGAGTACTATACCAACTGCAGAAGATGTTTAAGCTTATGAACCGAACTCGTTAACAGTTATTTCTTACTTGCTGATTGCCCAGCAGAATTCTCATTCATAAGCACAGGCTTGCCATAGGAATCAACTATTGGGTATGAATCAGCCTCCCAACTTTGAAGTTTCTGCAGACAAGTTTCCTTCTTAGCTTGATTAGTATCAACCCGTTTTGTATCTGGTTCTTCAAATGTAACCACCTTTTGTTCTGGAACTTCTACAACAACCTTTGTAGAAGATTGCCGACTCAGAGCATTACCCGTCTTCCGCGGTCCTTGTCCACCTTGCACCTGAGCATGCCCTGTTTTAGGCCGGTTCCAAGTGGGGCTTGCTATCCACTTCTGGGCATCATCCCATTTGGATGGTGCTGGTTTTGAGAACGGAGCAAGGGGTACTCTTTGTGGGGCCCGCTCAGCCTTTTGAAAATCAGAAATCGAGGAGAGCACAATTGCAGTTTCATTACTTTTATCATAATCAAAAGATGGGACTTCCTGGCTCCTGATTCTTGAATTGACAAAAGATTGATCCTTCAATCTACTACCATCACTGACCATCTGTGATGCAGCCCTGGAATCAGCTGTTGTTGAAGCAGGGAATTCGGGAAGCACGTTGACAACATCTACATCTTTGCAATTATCAGAACTGCCGCCACCTACGCACGTTACGAGATATAGAATCGGATATCAAATGCAGAAACATAATCCAACTGGATCCCTTTATTCACATTTTAAGGCCTTGTTTGATTGAACAtcacatttcttttatttcttgttttagtGAACGTGTGATCAAATCTAACCCCTATCACCAcagcccaaaaaataaaaagaaaaggaaaacaaatcacAGATGCAGTCATGCAGACATAACAAGAATTAGAAAACAGGCATCTTCCCTACCAGTTTCATCGAGGTGATTAAGTTGAGATCTGAACGCGTTAGAGGATTCAAGCTCTTCCTCTTGTTCTTGttgatttctcttcttttccacTCCTAGAATCATGCTTCTCAGTTTCCCCGGTGACAATCCTCCCCCTCCTC is a window encoding:
- the LOC7471466 gene encoding zinc finger CCCH domain-containing protein 17 yields the protein MVAATQPQQHPSTAAASTTTANATSVEDEALKRNTDCVYFLASPLTCKKGSECEYRHSEYARVNPRDCYYWLNGNCLNPKCGFRHPPLDGLFGTQAIASAGSSLPPSHTAVASATHAPHNPGKQAVPCIFFQQGICVKGDKCAFSHGPNLAGNKVSQPMAPTPGAEALPPKKAFGGLQKCAQEHKIPQTKISKAVEAPSVAKPVSKAEIVHARNIAGVVRSAVPPTSMDGEIPRYKAANLPLMVNGNLSRSSRLHQLQVADDHVIQNGKDADEYLRESSPGFDVLVDNELRDSDYYHGEEQLGRTTGNEGRNLNSVDEYDTGHSADYGLLHDDQEMYRDPRGYDSYELTPGQHAWEQHRASSERMLMAPVLPERRGYAKADSPEHTEESDLRYRLSKQRRVNGLRSVVSNDFVPENHVEERGYRGSSRRDSHHLPSHESSISSRLRGRIKLPGRSPNNGGDVRAEREIDRGRNRGRLSPVRSPVTSQQGRLRDRMKARVEEDYNEGRSFRGPQVRGELMDDGSTDFAGPKSLAELKGGKNAEGKLQQSLGKRKHSEDNPSSDAVLSFEGPMPLSEILKRKREGGAAASRSGISSVIKDNNNLKESKQSLISNSKKADAEMQSGISSVSKDDNSSQMLKNKEESKVATDGAIGTEENIEIAHGQSSQLPNPSEIETEDGIIADDGMEDHEYEGDDQRDDNYEYEQVDEGEYNYEEGENIDGEEEYEDEEDGEDFAKKIGVVIS
- the LOC7457847 gene encoding uncharacterized protein LOC7457847; the encoded protein is MDYERIEKPQGGGGGLSPGKLRSMILGVEKKRNQQEQEEELESSNAFRSQLNHLDETGGGSSDNCKDVDVVNVLPEFPASTTADSRAASQMVSDGSRLKDQSFVNSRIRSQEVPSFDYDKSNETAIVLSSISDFQKAERAPQRVPLAPFSKPAPSKWDDAQKWIASPTWNRPKTGHAQVQGGQGPRKTGNALSRQSSTKVVVEVPEQKVVTFEEPDTKRVDTNQAKKETCLQKLQSWEADSYPIVDSYGKPVLMNENSAGQSAISLSRHDSSLAIHSATTFIPPPSTARSVSMRDMGTEMTPIASQEPSRTGTPVRATTPIRSPTSSRPSSPGRTAPASSPTNPPNDHLDPNRGLSEKELKLKTKREIMVLGTQLGKMNIAAWASKEGEDKDASTSLKIIAADQQSKNVIETRAAAWEEAEKAKYMARFKREEMKIHAWENHQKAKTEAEMRKIEVEVERIRGQAQDRLMNKLAAARHKAEEKRATAEAKSNRQAAKTDKQAEYIRRTGRVPSSFTFCGWCW